From Bombyx mori chromosome 3, ASM3026992v2, the proteins below share one genomic window:
- the LOC101738434 gene encoding fungal protease inhibitor F-like isoform X2 — MAAKHYFIMFLLVSLMALAASKSLFEKSCPENAHTTLNPCVPTCADPELKHTSCVTAFIATCHCDSGYLFNSEGKCVPVAEC, encoded by the exons ATGGCCGCCAAACATTACTTCATCATGTTTCTGCTCGTGTCTCTGATGGCTCTCGCAGCCAGTAAGAGCTTGTTCGAGAAAT CGTGTCCTGAAAATGCTCACACGACATTGAACCCCTGCGTGCCGACCTGTGCAGACCCGGAATTGAAACACACCAGCTGCGTGACGGCTTTCATCGCAACCTGCCACTGTGATTCTGGATACCTCTTCAACTCGGAGGGAAAATGCGTGCCCGTTGCCGAATGTTGA